In Lysobacter lycopersici, a genomic segment contains:
- a CDS encoding pilin: MKKMQGFTLIELMIVVAIIAILAAIAISQYQDYVIRSQVSEGSSLADGIKTAVAEFQNNYGRFANGSNKSYGLADAASIQGSYVASVGVNGKGQITAHFSSTSPKKANTKIDNTTLVFSPVTHAGSIEWNCKNQSSVLSKYRPTICRN; the protein is encoded by the coding sequence ATGAAGAAGATGCAAGGCTTCACCCTGATCGAACTGATGATCGTCGTTGCGATCATCGCGATCCTCGCCGCCATCGCCATCAGCCAGTACCAGGACTACGTGATCCGTTCGCAGGTCTCGGAAGGTTCCTCGCTGGCCGACGGCATCAAGACCGCGGTCGCCGAGTTCCAGAACAACTACGGCCGCTTCGCCAACGGCAGCAACAAGTCCTACGGCCTGGCGGATGCCGCCTCGATCCAGGGCAGCTACGTCGCCTCGGTCGGCGTCAACGGCAAGGGCCAGATCACCGCGCATTTCAGCAGCACCTCGCCGAAGAAGGCCAACACCAAGATTGACAACACCACGCTGGTGTTCTCGCCGGTGACCCATGCCGGTTCGATCGAATGGAACTGCAAGAACCAGTCTTCGGTCCTGAGCAAGTACCGCCCGACGATCTGCCGCAACTAA
- a CDS encoding pilin translates to MNTQRGFTLIELMIVVAIIAILAAIAISQYQDYVIRAQVAEGSSLADGIKTAVGEFQNNYGRFANGTNKSYGLSDAPSIQGSYVVSVGVGSGGIITAHYSATDKKANKVIDGQALVFSPITHAGSIEWVCNKSSTALKDKWVPTVCRH, encoded by the coding sequence ATGAACACGCAGCGCGGCTTCACCTTGATCGAGCTGATGATCGTGGTGGCGATCATCGCCATCCTCGCCGCCATCGCCATCAGCCAGTACCAGGACTACGTGATCCGTGCGCAGGTCGCGGAAGGTTCCTCGCTGGCCGACGGCATCAAGACCGCGGTCGGCGAGTTCCAGAACAACTACGGCCGCTTCGCCAACGGCACCAACAAGTCCTACGGCCTGTCGGATGCCCCCTCGATCCAGGGCAGCTACGTCGTCTCGGTCGGCGTCGGCAGCGGCGGCATCATCACCGCGCACTACAGCGCGACCGACAAGAAGGCCAACAAGGTCATCGACGGCCAGGCGCTGGTGTTCTCGCCCATCACCCACGCCGGCAGCATCGAATGGGTGTGCAACAAGTCCAGCACCGCGCTCAAGGACAAGTGGGTGCCGACGGTCTGCCGCCACTGA